The Nitrospira sp. genome contains a region encoding:
- a CDS encoding MFS transporter: protein MRGLLIAQFCGAFNDNAWKFMVALLGIRAVTAALAPGQDLETASQTQTTLAMVVFTLPLVLTSFVAGFFADRISKRTVILTMKAVEVLLMAAATLALLANPTGGLWALVVLASMGVHSAIFSPAKYGILPELLPHEQLARGNSILELFTFLAILTGTTAGGFLLAGAGTQPWLAPFALTMLALVGFAAAWAVPPVPPARDAGGLFDTLRGAWSALQADRLLRLAITGAVFFWTIASLVVQNVLVYAKAVLGLSDALATVPSALISVGIGLGALVVGRLSRSRVEYGLVPLGAAGVATFLLILGWWMPPFSGTLALMIALGMSSALIFIPINALVQWRAPHDRRGSVIALENICVFTGILLGSLSGGMLANAGLSTVGIFLATALVTTIGTAWAMWLMPETFLRLVLVLLTNTIYQLRIVGQQQVPVTGGALLVPNHISFIDGFLLIASLDRPIRFVVDAQYVDRPIFKPFMRALQVIPISSDGGPRVILRALREAGHALDAGDLVCIFPEGQITRTGNLLPFRRGFERIVKGRNVPVVPVHLDRVWGSIFSFVGGRFVTKWPERVPYPVTVSFGTAVPAETPAHELRRLVRELGETAWQLRKPTRHPLHQAFIRAMRRHPFRLAMADATKPRVSSLQALIGAIALARALKIHWQGQQNVGLLLPPTVAGALTTVAATLAGRTCVNLNYTVGKSGLESAVRQAQLRTIVTSRKFIEKAKLELPEGPTILWLEDIGATIGTKEKLTATALAALAPLRLLESACGQTGRVTMDDLATIIFSSGSTGEPKGVMLSHFSIDANVQAVSQVLPLAEDDRILGILPLFHSFGYLVFWYVTLNGAATVFHPSPLDVTAIGELCAKHRLTFLVCTPTFLQLYQRRCTPEQFSTLRVVLTGAEKLPLRLCESFQDRFGIGPIEGYGVTECAPVIAVNCPDFRAAGFFQPASRRGTVGQPLPGVSVRIVDPDSFAILPPGTAGMLLVKGPNVMNGYLGREDLTAQAMRDGWYITGDIATLDDDGFLTITDRLSRFSKIGGEMVPHRLVEEALQLASGEELQICAVTGVPDERKGEQLAVLHTLPEERIPQILAKAAAGGLPNLFLPSRTHCIKVEALPILGTGKLDLRALKRIAMERLGEREA from the coding sequence TTGCGCGGACTCCTGATCGCACAGTTCTGCGGCGCCTTCAACGACAACGCCTGGAAATTCATGGTTGCGCTCCTAGGCATCCGGGCCGTCACGGCCGCGCTCGCACCGGGACAGGATCTGGAAACGGCATCGCAGACCCAGACGACCCTCGCCATGGTCGTGTTCACCCTGCCGCTGGTCCTGACGTCATTCGTGGCCGGATTTTTTGCCGACCGTATCAGCAAACGCACCGTCATCCTCACGATGAAGGCAGTAGAGGTGCTGCTGATGGCCGCCGCAACACTCGCGCTGCTGGCGAACCCGACCGGAGGGCTCTGGGCACTCGTCGTGCTCGCCAGCATGGGCGTTCATAGCGCGATTTTCAGTCCGGCCAAATACGGCATTCTTCCCGAACTACTCCCGCACGAACAACTCGCGCGAGGCAACAGCATCCTGGAGCTGTTTACCTTCCTGGCGATCCTCACCGGCACCACCGCCGGAGGGTTCTTACTGGCCGGGGCAGGGACACAACCCTGGTTGGCCCCGTTCGCGTTGACCATGCTCGCCCTAGTCGGCTTTGCCGCAGCCTGGGCTGTCCCGCCGGTGCCGCCGGCACGCGATGCGGGCGGATTGTTCGACACCCTGCGCGGGGCCTGGTCGGCATTGCAGGCGGATCGCCTGCTGCGTCTCGCCATCACCGGCGCGGTCTTTTTCTGGACCATCGCCAGCCTCGTCGTGCAGAACGTACTGGTGTATGCGAAAGCGGTGCTGGGACTCTCCGATGCCCTGGCGACCGTCCCCTCCGCCTTGATCTCGGTGGGCATCGGACTGGGTGCGCTCGTCGTCGGTCGCCTCTCCCGTTCCCGCGTGGAATACGGACTGGTGCCACTGGGAGCGGCCGGCGTCGCCACCTTTCTCCTGATCCTCGGCTGGTGGATGCCCCCGTTCAGCGGCACCCTCGCGCTGATGATCGCATTGGGCATGTCGAGTGCGCTTATCTTCATACCTATCAACGCCTTGGTACAGTGGCGCGCGCCTCACGACCGGCGGGGATCGGTCATCGCCCTCGAAAACATCTGTGTCTTCACCGGCATTCTGCTGGGGTCCCTGAGCGGCGGCATGCTTGCCAACGCAGGCCTTTCGACGGTCGGCATTTTTCTCGCGACCGCCCTCGTCACGACCATTGGAACTGCCTGGGCCATGTGGCTGATGCCCGAAACGTTTCTGCGATTGGTTCTCGTGTTGCTCACGAATACGATCTACCAGTTGCGCATCGTCGGACAGCAGCAAGTGCCGGTTACGGGCGGCGCCCTTCTAGTCCCCAATCACATCTCCTTCATCGACGGATTTCTCCTGATTGCAAGCCTGGATCGTCCCATCCGGTTCGTGGTGGATGCCCAATACGTCGATCGCCCGATTTTTAAGCCGTTCATGCGCGCGTTGCAGGTCATTCCCATTTCGTCCGACGGCGGGCCCCGCGTGATTCTCCGCGCCCTGCGCGAGGCGGGTCATGCGCTCGATGCCGGTGACCTTGTCTGCATTTTCCCTGAAGGCCAGATCACCCGCACCGGAAACCTCCTTCCGTTTCGACGCGGATTCGAACGGATCGTCAAAGGACGCAATGTCCCGGTCGTACCCGTCCACCTGGATCGCGTCTGGGGCAGCATCTTCAGTTTCGTCGGCGGACGGTTTGTCACCAAATGGCCGGAGCGTGTTCCTTATCCGGTCACCGTCTCGTTCGGCACTGCGGTTCCCGCCGAGACGCCGGCGCACGAACTCCGCCGCCTCGTCCGCGAACTTGGCGAAACAGCCTGGCAGCTGCGAAAACCGACCCGGCACCCGTTGCACCAGGCCTTCATCCGCGCCATGCGCCGGCATCCCTTTCGCCTCGCAATGGCCGATGCGACAAAACCCCGCGTGTCTTCACTGCAGGCCTTGATCGGGGCCATCGCCCTGGCACGCGCCCTGAAGATCCACTGGCAAGGCCAACAGAATGTGGGGCTGCTGTTGCCGCCGACCGTGGCAGGAGCCCTCACCACGGTCGCCGCCACGCTCGCCGGCCGCACCTGCGTCAACCTCAACTACACTGTGGGCAAGTCCGGATTGGAATCGGCCGTACGCCAGGCGCAGCTGCGTACCATTGTCACCAGTCGCAAGTTTATCGAGAAAGCCAAGCTCGAACTCCCGGAGGGTCCCACCATTCTCTGGCTGGAGGACATCGGCGCCACCATCGGTACGAAGGAGAAACTCACCGCCACAGCCCTTGCCGCACTGGCTCCGCTCCGTCTTCTGGAATCGGCCTGCGGACAGACCGGGCGCGTGACCATGGATGATCTCGCTACCATCATCTTCAGCAGCGGCAGCACCGGCGAGCCAAAGGGAGTGATGCTGTCTCACTTCAGCATCGACGCGAATGTGCAGGCCGTCTCACAGGTGCTCCCCCTGGCCGAGGATGATCGAATCCTGGGCATTCTTCCCCTCTTCCACTCGTTCGGCTACCTCGTGTTCTGGTATGTCACGCTCAACGGCGCTGCAACCGTGTTTCATCCCTCACCGCTCGATGTGACGGCGATCGGAGAACTCTGTGCCAAACATCGCCTGACGTTCCTGGTCTGCACCCCCACTTTTCTGCAGCTCTATCAACGACGCTGCACCCCGGAACAGTTCAGCACGCTACGAGTCGTCCTCACGGGGGCCGAAAAATTGCCCCTGCGCCTTTGCGAATCGTTCCAGGACCGGTTCGGTATCGGCCCGATCGAAGGGTATGGCGTGACCGAATGTGCGCCGGTCATCGCCGTGAACTGCCCGGACTTCAGGGCTGCCGGATTTTTCCAACCGGCCTCGCGGCGTGGCACCGTCGGTCAGCCGCTCCCCGGTGTCTCCGTCCGCATCGTCGATCCCGACAGCTTCGCCATCCTCCCGCCCGGCACAGCGGGCATGCTGCTCGTCAAAGGGCCGAACGTGATGAACGGGTATCTCGGTCGCGAGGATTTGACGGCCCAGGCCATGCGCGACGGATGGTATATTACCGGTGACATTGCCACGCTCGACGACGATGGGTTTTTGACCATCACCGATCGGCTCTCACGTTTTTCGAAGATCGGCGGTGAAATGGTGCCGCATCGGCTGGTGGAAGAGGCGCTCCAACTGGCATCCGGCGAGGAATTGCAAATCTGCGCCGTCACCGGCGTACCGGATGAGCGCAAAGGTGAGCAGTTAGCTGTATTGCATACGCTTCCAGAAGAGAGGATCCCCCAGATTCTTGCCAAGGCGGCAGCCGGCGGCTTGCCCAATCTGTTTTTGCCCTCGCGCACCCACTGCATCAAAGTCGAGGCGCTCCCGATCCTGGGAACGGGCAAACTGGATCTCAGGGCCCTCAAGCGGATCGCGATGGAACGGCTGGGAGAGCGTGAGGCGTGA
- a CDS encoding 50S ribosomal protein L11 methyltransferase, protein MTSTSKTDEGSADVSATPGAGDWIQVDVHTSLDAGELLGVLNDPDVTGAWQEQECIHLYWPAARCGPDTWQGLRLALTQLGHPDPAGALTINHLADRDWNAQWSRLVEPIRIRQVVIRPSWKSLALNPGDIELIIDPKQAFGTGHHATTQLLIEWLQEVVAPTDRVLDVGTGSGVLAMVALRLGASEAVGEDFDPVAIECARDYAQVNGFDTQLTLAVEYAQTQQSHNGFEPTLVLANLDRQTLLNAADTLCGYASGGARLLLSGLLIDQRAEIEAAYAEHGVYVRASRERDGWVALEATGMESCDGGLCS, encoded by the coding sequence ATGACGTCAACCTCGAAGACAGATGAGGGTTCCGCTGATGTGTCCGCCACGCCGGGTGCGGGCGACTGGATTCAAGTTGATGTGCACACCTCGCTCGATGCCGGTGAGCTCCTGGGGGTGCTGAACGATCCGGATGTGACCGGGGCCTGGCAGGAACAGGAGTGTATCCACCTGTACTGGCCCGCGGCCCGTTGCGGACCGGATACGTGGCAAGGCCTGAGGCTTGCGTTGACCCAGCTCGGGCATCCCGATCCGGCCGGTGCCCTCACGATCAACCACTTGGCGGACCGCGACTGGAACGCCCAGTGGTCACGTCTGGTGGAGCCGATCAGAATCCGGCAGGTAGTCATCAGGCCAAGTTGGAAGTCTCTCGCGCTGAACCCCGGCGACATCGAATTGATCATCGATCCCAAGCAGGCATTCGGCACCGGTCACCATGCGACGACCCAACTGTTGATCGAATGGCTGCAAGAGGTGGTGGCGCCCACCGATCGCGTCCTGGATGTGGGAACCGGGAGCGGTGTGTTGGCGATGGTGGCGTTGCGGCTCGGGGCCTCGGAGGCGGTCGGGGAGGATTTCGATCCGGTGGCGATTGAGTGCGCGCGGGACTACGCTCAGGTCAACGGGTTCGATACGCAGCTGACGCTGGCGGTGGAATATGCTCAGACGCAGCAGTCTCACAACGGATTCGAGCCCACTCTGGTCCTCGCGAATTTGGATCGGCAGACCCTGTTGAATGCCGCGGACACGCTCTGTGGATATGCGTCGGGCGGCGCGCGCCTGCTGCTGTCCGGTCTGCTGATCGATCAGCGGGCGGAGATCGAAGCCGCCTATGCCGAGCATGGAGTCTACGTGAGGGCATCGAGAGAACGAGACGGATGGGTCGCTCTGGAGGCCACCGGTATGGAATCCTGTGACGGCGGGCTCTGCTCCTGA
- a CDS encoding MOSC domain-containing protein, whose translation MAQPVIPQVHQVSLSDGGVPKSAVLSAQVTRDGLVGDRQRNRKYHGGPDRAVCLFSLEVIDALRAEGHSIGPGSSGENLTLAGLDWSLMRPGDRLRIGEQVRLEMTSYTTPCRYNAQWFKDGDYERIAQETHPGWSRLYARVLHEGTVRPGDPVVLDSDDLSGWGDR comes from the coding sequence ATGGCACAACCGGTTATTCCACAGGTGCATCAGGTGAGTCTGTCCGACGGCGGGGTACCGAAGTCGGCGGTACTGTCTGCGCAGGTGACGCGTGACGGATTGGTCGGGGATCGTCAGCGCAACCGGAAATATCACGGCGGTCCGGATCGGGCGGTCTGCCTCTTTTCCCTGGAGGTGATCGACGCCCTTCGGGCTGAAGGTCATTCGATCGGTCCTGGTTCGTCCGGGGAGAATCTCACTCTGGCGGGGCTCGACTGGTCCCTCATGCGGCCCGGTGATCGACTTCGAATCGGTGAGCAGGTGCGGCTGGAGATGACGAGTTATACGACCCCCTGTCGATACAATGCGCAGTGGTTCAAGGACGGGGACTATGAACGAATTGCCCAGGAGACGCATCCCGGATGGAGCCGGCTCTATGCGCGGGTTCTTCACGAAGGGACGGTGCGGCCGGGAGATCCTGTTGTGCTGGATTCGGACGACCTAAGCGGGTGGGGTGATCGATGA
- a CDS encoding class I SAM-dependent methyltransferase → MKRVLEPELMDDAAQARAYAKADFAEENQGFVDRFREYFPDWAGGHVVDLGCGPGDIPIRFLRSFPDARVTAVDASRPMLDLAAEAIAGAGLANRITLCCERFQSLDLPEQADALLSNSLLHHVPNPLQFWFRVKQLAKPGACVLVMDLLRPDSPEAAQALVDQYAADEDPILKRDFYHSLLAAFTEDDVAAQLAEMNLSRLLIDVPDDRHWVVGGILL, encoded by the coding sequence ATGAAGCGCGTGCTGGAACCGGAGCTGATGGACGATGCGGCGCAGGCCCGTGCCTATGCGAAGGCGGATTTCGCTGAGGAGAATCAGGGTTTCGTCGATCGTTTTCGCGAATACTTTCCCGATTGGGCCGGCGGTCATGTCGTCGATTTGGGATGCGGACCGGGAGATATTCCGATTCGTTTTCTGCGTTCCTTCCCGGACGCCCGAGTGACGGCCGTGGATGCCAGCCGTCCCATGCTGGACTTGGCGGCGGAGGCGATCGCGGGTGCGGGACTGGCGAATCGCATCACCCTCTGTTGTGAGCGGTTTCAATCGCTCGACCTGCCGGAACAGGCCGATGCTCTGTTGTCGAACAGTCTCCTGCACCATGTCCCGAATCCGCTGCAGTTCTGGTTTCGCGTGAAGCAATTGGCCAAGCCGGGGGCCTGTGTGCTGGTGATGGATTTACTGCGACCGGACTCGCCTGAAGCGGCCCAGGCCTTAGTGGACCAGTATGCAGCCGACGAAGATCCGATCTTGAAACGCGACTTCTATCACTCGTTGCTGGCCGCGTTTACCGAGGATGATGTCGCGGCACAATTGGCCGAGATGAACCTCTCCCGGCTCCTCATCGATGTGCCGGATGACCGGCATTGGGTCGTCGGCGGAATCCTTCTTTAA
- a CDS encoding formylglycine-generating enzyme family protein, translated as MRLLVSLLILSLSIAGLATGDSAYAQLERLRKNKDAEAAPLPGPPMVAIPEGAFLMGADGTDALEDERPQHRVWVDRFEIDLYEVTTRRYAEFLSATTRAEPWQWEAVDPARHHDRPVIGVSWFDAEAYCRWRDARLPTEAEWEKAARGSDARLFPWGNQPPTDGVANFGLGARFSYSQVLAPVQRYDTGRSPYGLHQMAGNVGEWVADWYGANYYETSVSKNPAGPERGAFRVVRGGSWSDLPKYLLTYGRSKLPPETRNSYTGFRCARTVLPITSP; from the coding sequence ATGCGATTGCTTGTGAGTCTCCTCATCCTGTCTCTCTCGATTGCCGGTTTGGCAACCGGCGATTCAGCGTACGCACAGCTTGAGCGGCTGCGGAAAAACAAAGACGCTGAAGCTGCGCCGCTTCCCGGCCCGCCCATGGTCGCGATCCCTGAAGGAGCCTTTCTCATGGGGGCTGACGGAACGGATGCGCTGGAGGATGAGCGGCCGCAACACCGGGTCTGGGTCGACCGGTTCGAGATCGACCTGTACGAGGTGACAACCCGGAGGTATGCCGAATTTCTCTCGGCGACGACCCGGGCTGAGCCCTGGCAATGGGAGGCGGTGGATCCGGCCCGGCATCATGACCGCCCGGTCATCGGCGTTAGTTGGTTCGATGCGGAGGCCTATTGTCGTTGGCGGGATGCACGACTTCCGACGGAAGCCGAATGGGAGAAGGCAGCAAGGGGGAGTGATGCTCGACTGTTCCCCTGGGGCAATCAGCCCCCGACTGACGGCGTGGCGAATTTCGGCCTGGGCGCCCGATTCAGCTACAGCCAGGTGCTTGCGCCAGTTCAACGGTACGATACCGGTCGCAGCCCCTATGGGCTGCATCAGATGGCGGGGAATGTCGGGGAATGGGTCGCCGATTGGTACGGGGCGAATTACTACGAAACCAGCGTTTCCAAGAATCCTGCCGGACCGGAACGGGGGGCATTTCGTGTCGTGCGTGGCGGCTCCTGGTCGGATTTGCCGAAGTACCTGCTGACCTACGGCCGGTCGAAGTTGCCGCCGGAGACTCGCAATAGCTATACGGGATTTCGCTGCGCCAGGACGGTCCTTCCGATCACTTCCCCGTAA
- a CDS encoding fibronectin type III domain-containing protein has translation MKTSTSVLVMGAVGCLSSALLQTGGASYAVAADSATTMSLLQQPSLAAAVTKAQGSGTAPILPNPTALVLTAQKGNTAVGTLTLKKSSTDQHTYYLSTNQSWIWMNPPYGSTQSITSETDQLVITAQTAALPAGTHSAVVYVVDSGPNNFTNMLRIPVTLTVTASPVATPPPPPPAAPPAVTPPQPKPVVQTPPPPPPAPVAVPPPPAPAPPAPPVVSSTGMVAAPVALMLTAAKGQPAVGTLALRKGGTAQHTYSLSTNQSWIWMNPPYGSTQSITTETDQLVITAQTAALPAGTHSAVIYIVESGPNNFTNMLRIPVTLTVTASPVATPPPPPPAAPPAVTPPQPKPVVQTPPPPPPAPVAVPPPPAPAPPAPSPVATGPIQASPASLALTSANAVGTLSLRKTGTDQHIYSLSTSQPWVWLNPPYGSTQTISSETDQIVVTAQPTALAAGTYSAVVYIVESGPNNFSNTLRIPVTFTVAAGQTAAAAPSAPTQSAVTAPPPPPPTPPSPLPVATTPSSTAPKTASATVSWNANTESDLAGYRIYVGTRSGSYGVIGPFEVSNRTSFTITNLPVGATYFFAVSAFDKSGNESAKSAEVSKSLF, from the coding sequence ATGAAGACGTCAACGAGCGTGCTTGTGATGGGTGCTGTCGGTTGTTTGTCTTCCGCCCTGCTCCAGACAGGAGGGGCTTCATATGCGGTAGCCGCGGACAGCGCCACCACGATGAGTCTGCTGCAACAGCCATCCCTTGCGGCAGCTGTCACGAAAGCCCAGGGCAGCGGAACCGCACCCATCCTGCCCAACCCGACCGCGCTGGTCCTGACGGCCCAGAAAGGCAACACTGCCGTCGGTACCCTCACGCTCAAGAAGTCCAGCACGGATCAACACACCTACTATCTCAGCACGAATCAATCGTGGATCTGGATGAACCCGCCCTACGGCAGCACCCAGTCCATTACCTCCGAAACCGATCAATTGGTCATCACCGCGCAAACCGCCGCCCTGCCGGCCGGAACACATTCGGCCGTGGTCTATGTCGTCGACTCAGGCCCCAATAACTTCACCAACATGCTGCGGATCCCGGTCACGCTCACGGTGACGGCCTCGCCGGTCGCGACACCACCGCCCCCGCCGCCCGCAGCGCCGCCGGCCGTAACCCCGCCGCAGCCTAAACCCGTCGTGCAGACGCCGCCTCCCCCACCACCCGCGCCCGTGGCGGTGCCGCCTCCGCCGGCCCCCGCTCCCCCGGCCCCGCCGGTGGTCTCCAGCACCGGGATGGTTGCCGCCCCCGTAGCACTCATGCTGACGGCAGCAAAAGGACAGCCGGCTGTCGGCACCTTGGCTCTCCGCAAAGGCGGCACCGCTCAGCACACCTACTCCCTCAGCACGAACCAGTCGTGGATCTGGATGAACCCGCCCTACGGCAGCACCCAATCCATTACGACAGAAACAGATCAGCTCGTGATCACGGCACAGACCGCCGCCCTGCCGGCTGGAACACATTCGGCCGTGATCTACATCGTCGAATCAGGCCCCAATAACTTCACCAACATGCTGCGGATCCCGGTCACGCTCACGGTGACGGCCTCGCCGGTCGCGACACCACCGCCCCCGCCGCCCGCAGCGCCGCCGGCCGTAACCCCGCCGCAGCCTAAACCCGTCGTGCAGACGCCGCCTCCCCCACCACCCGCGCCCGTGGCGGTGCCGCCTCCGCCGGCCCCCGCTCCCCCGGCCCCCTCACCGGTTGCCACCGGGCCGATCCAAGCCAGTCCCGCTTCGCTGGCACTCACCAGCGCCAACGCAGTCGGCACCTTGAGCCTGCGCAAAACAGGAACGGACCAGCATATCTATTCGCTCAGCACCAGCCAGCCCTGGGTGTGGCTCAACCCGCCGTATGGAAGCACTCAGACGATCTCCAGTGAAACCGATCAGATTGTCGTGACGGCCCAGCCCACCGCTCTCGCAGCAGGAACCTACTCAGCGGTGGTGTATATCGTCGAGTCCGGCCCGAACAATTTCTCCAACACGCTGCGTATCCCGGTGACGTTTACCGTTGCCGCAGGCCAAACGGCCGCTGCAGCACCGTCGGCGCCGACTCAATCGGCGGTCACCGCACCGCCTCCTCCGCCCCCCACTCCGCCGTCACCACTCCCGGTGGCGACCACGCCTTCGTCGACGGCACCCAAGACTGCCAGCGCCACAGTCAGCTGGAATGCGAATACTGAATCGGATCTGGCAGGGTATCGAATCTACGTCGGAACGCGGTCCGGCAGCTATGGAGTCATCGGCCCCTTCGAGGTCAGCAACCGGACCAGCTTCACGATCACTAACCTGCCGGTCGGTGCGACCTATTTCTTTGCCGTATCGGCCTTCGACAAGTCGGGGAACGAAAGTGCCAAGTCTGCAGAAGTCAGCAAGAGCCTGTTCTAA
- a CDS encoding alpha/beta fold hydrolase gives MPTIGPMEEPVFFHDTLGHRIAAVLARPEQATDHVAVLCHGFLSHKNSSSNQALTELLVGRGIATFRYDCFGHGDSDGPFAKLTTSIGVGQALAALHYLLTRGYHRLALVGSSFGGLVSILAAADWTRMHTLKPASIPPLACLALKCPVVDFGEELRLELGEDGLQEWKQTDTIPDLHGGATRLPLDYVFYQDCLNRIAYEPARTIAVPTLIVQGDHDEYVPLHQSQRLFEALPGPKRMEILPGADHRFTKASDFQRMLTLLTEWVTRHPRT, from the coding sequence ATGCCGACGATTGGGCCCATGGAAGAACCGGTCTTTTTCCACGACACACTCGGCCACCGTATCGCGGCCGTCCTGGCCAGGCCTGAACAGGCGACCGATCACGTTGCCGTCCTCTGTCACGGGTTTCTCTCCCATAAAAACAGTTCGAGCAACCAGGCCCTGACCGAGCTCCTGGTCGGCCGGGGGATTGCCACGTTCCGGTACGATTGCTTCGGACATGGCGACAGCGATGGCCCTTTCGCCAAATTGACGACCTCCATCGGAGTCGGCCAGGCGCTCGCCGCCTTGCACTACCTCCTCACACGGGGATACCACCGGCTGGCACTCGTGGGCTCCAGCTTCGGCGGTCTCGTGTCGATTCTCGCCGCCGCTGACTGGACAAGAATGCACACCTTGAAACCGGCATCCATTCCGCCACTAGCCTGCCTCGCACTGAAATGCCCTGTGGTCGACTTCGGAGAAGAGCTTCGACTCGAGTTGGGAGAAGACGGCCTTCAAGAATGGAAACAAACCGACACGATACCCGATCTTCACGGAGGAGCCACTCGCCTTCCCCTCGACTATGTTTTCTACCAGGACTGCCTCAACCGGATTGCGTATGAACCGGCCCGAACCATCGCCGTTCCCACGTTGATCGTGCAGGGTGATCATGATGAATATGTACCCCTCCACCAAAGCCAGCGACTCTTCGAGGCCTTACCGGGACCTAAACGGATGGAAATTCTTCCAGGTGCCGATCACCGCTTCACGAAAGCCTCCGACTTTCAGCGGATGCTGACGCTCCTCACCGAATGGGTCACTCGCCATCCCAGGACCTGA